Proteins encoded together in one Mannheimia haemolytica window:
- the arcB_1 gene encoding Ornithine carbamoyltransferase, catabolic, with protein MAFNLKNRHLLSLVNHTEREIRFLLDLARDLKRAKYAGTEQQKLKGKNIALIFEKTSTRTRCAFEVAAYDQGAHVTYIDPTSSQIGHKESMKDTARVLGRMYDAIQYRGFKQSVVQELADYAGVPVFNGLTDEFHPTQMLADVLTMIENCEKPLSQISYVYIGDARNNMGNSLLLIGAKLGMDVRICAPKALLPEESFVKMCEKFAAESGARMTVTEDIEAAIKGVDFVHTDVWVSMGEPLESWAERIDLLMPYRVTPELMQATDNPKVKFMHCLPAFHNSETKVGKEIAEKYPALANGIEVTEEVFESPANVAFEQAENRMHTIKAVMVASLA; from the coding sequence ATGGCATTTAACTTAAAAAACAGACATTTATTAAGTTTAGTAAATCACACCGAGCGTGAAATCCGCTTTTTATTAGACTTGGCTCGTGATTTAAAGCGTGCGAAATATGCAGGTACAGAACAGCAAAAATTAAAAGGTAAAAATATCGCTTTAATTTTTGAGAAAACCTCGACCCGGACACGCTGTGCCTTTGAAGTGGCAGCTTACGATCAAGGGGCTCACGTTACCTATATTGACCCAACCTCCTCGCAAATCGGGCATAAAGAATCAATGAAAGACACCGCCCGAGTGCTAGGAAGAATGTATGATGCTATTCAGTATCGTGGCTTTAAACAATCGGTGGTACAAGAACTTGCCGATTATGCAGGCGTGCCGGTGTTTAATGGTTTAACCGATGAATTCCACCCAACTCAAATGTTGGCGGACGTGCTAACTATGATCGAAAACTGCGAAAAACCGCTTAGCCAAATCAGTTATGTCTATATCGGCGATGCTCGCAATAATATGGGCAATTCGCTACTATTGATTGGTGCGAAATTGGGTATGGACGTGCGGATTTGCGCCCCGAAAGCCTTATTACCGGAAGAATCATTCGTGAAAATGTGTGAAAAATTTGCAGCGGAATCGGGGGCAAGAATGACGGTAACCGAAGATATTGAGGCTGCAATCAAAGGTGTAGATTTTGTGCATACGGATGTTTGGGTCTCAATGGGTGAGCCGTTAGAGAGTTGGGCTGAACGTATTGATTTATTAATGCCTTACCGAGTAACGCCTGAATTAATGCAAGCAACCGACAACCCGAAAGTGAAATTTATGCACTGCTTACCGGCGTTCCACAACAGTGAAACTAAAGTCGGCAAAGAGATCGCCGAAAAATATCCTGCACTGGCAAACGGCATTGAAGTAACGGAAGAGGTGTTTGAATCGCCCGCAAATGTGGCATTCGAGCAAGCCGAAAACCGAATGCACACTATTAAGGCGGTGATGGTAGCAAGCTTGGCATAA
- the dcuB gene encoding Anaerobic C4-dicarboxylate transporter DcuB, with amino-acid sequence MLYAEFLLLLAFLYAGSRFGGIGLGVVSGIGLFVEVFFLGMPLSAPPISVMLVILAVVTCASILEAAGGLKFMLQVAERILRSNPKRITFLGPLVTYLMTLMLGTGHSVYSIMPIIGDIALKNKIRPERPMAAASVASQLGITGSPLSAAVAYYLTEIVKLPGFEGVTLLNVVGVTITATFCGVIAMSLYSLRRGKELEDDPEYQRRMQDPELRKQIEQTSATSLDEKLPSSAKNSVYLFLAAIATIVIIAMIPSIKPTVAATGKVAGMDQIIQIVMLTFGGLILILTKTDPKKVPNGIVFKSGMVATIAIFGIAWMSDTYFTHAMPAFKEGVTEMVRAQPWTFAFALFAVSVVVNSQAVTAKMLLPVGIAMGLPAPLLVGLMPATYAYFFIPNYPSDIATVNFDVTGTTKIGKYYFNHSFMAPGLVGVITACIVGIAVANVLI; translated from the coding sequence ATGCTTTATGCAGAATTTTTGCTTTTATTAGCCTTTTTATATGCAGGTAGCCGCTTTGGTGGTATCGGTTTAGGGGTGGTTTCCGGCATCGGCTTATTTGTTGAAGTGTTCTTCTTGGGAATGCCGCTTTCCGCTCCACCAATTAGTGTGATGTTAGTAATTTTAGCTGTGGTAACTTGTGCTTCTATTTTGGAAGCGGCAGGCGGTTTAAAATTTATGTTACAAGTTGCCGAACGTATTTTGCGTAGCAACCCAAAGCGTATTACATTTCTTGGACCACTTGTAACTTATCTGATGACCTTAATGCTCGGTACAGGGCATTCAGTTTACTCCATTATGCCGATTATCGGTGATATTGCCTTAAAGAATAAAATTCGCCCAGAGCGTCCGATGGCTGCAGCCTCTGTTGCCTCACAACTAGGAATCACCGGTAGCCCGCTTTCTGCCGCAGTTGCCTATTACTTAACCGAAATCGTTAAATTACCGGGATTTGAAGGGGTGACTTTATTAAATGTAGTAGGGGTAACTATTACTGCAACCTTCTGTGGCGTGATTGCGATGTCATTATATAGCTTACGCCGTGGTAAAGAGTTGGAAGACGATCCTGAGTATCAACGTCGTATGCAAGACCCTGAGCTACGTAAACAAATCGAGCAAACGAGTGCAACATCTTTAGACGAAAAACTGCCATCAAGTGCGAAAAACTCGGTTTATCTATTCTTAGCTGCTATTGCAACCATTGTGATTATTGCAATGATTCCATCCATTAAGCCAACTGTCGCAGCTACAGGCAAAGTTGCCGGTATGGATCAAATCATTCAAATCGTGATGTTAACTTTCGGTGGTTTAATCTTAATTTTAACCAAAACCGACCCGAAAAAAGTACCAAACGGTATTGTATTCAAATCCGGTATGGTAGCAACCATTGCAATTTTCGGGATTGCTTGGATGAGCGATACTTACTTTACCCACGCGATGCCGGCGTTCAAAGAAGGGGTAACAGAAATGGTTCGAGCCCAACCTTGGACATTCGCCTTCGCCTTGTTTGCGGTATCTGTAGTAGTAAACAGTCAAGCCGTAACCGCAAAAATGTTATTACCGGTAGGCATTGCAATGGGCTTGCCTGCTCCATTATTAGTTGGTTTAATGCCGGCAACTTATGCTTACTTCTTTATTCCGAATTATCCGTCTGATATCGCAACCGTTAACTTTGACGTAACCGGTACCACTAAAATCGGTAAATATTACTTCAACCACAGCTTTATGGCTCCGGGTTTAGTTGGCGTAATTACTGCCTGTATTGTCGGTATCGCCGTTGCAAATGTGCTAATTTAA
- a CDS encoding DoxX, translating into MNSTLTNLQPLAFLITRVVAGYMFLLHGTAKFFEFPMSMTNGNGSVPLASIYGVGGILEIVGGIFFILGLFTRQTAFILSGMMAYAFFIVHGAQGNVLLPLLNGGELAGVYSVLFLTYIFIGGGKYSLDAKLFNKA; encoded by the coding sequence ATGAACTCTACTTTAACGAATTTACAACCTTTAGCGTTTTTAATCACCCGTGTTGTTGCCGGTTATATGTTTTTATTACACGGCACAGCGAAATTTTTTGAATTTCCAATGTCGATGACCAACGGAAACGGCAGCGTACCTCTTGCCTCCATTTATGGTGTAGGCGGTATTTTGGAAATTGTGGGCGGAATTTTCTTTATTTTAGGTCTATTTACCCGCCAAACAGCGTTTATCCTTTCAGGTATGATGGCATACGCGTTCTTCATTGTTCACGGAGCTCAAGGCAATGTGCTATTACCTTTATTAAACGGCGGTGAATTAGCAGGCGTGTATTCGGTATTATTCTTAACCTATATTTTTATCGGTGGCGGAAAATACTCGTTAGATGCAAAACTCTTTAACAAAGCCTAA
- a CDS encoding DNA utilization protein GntX, giving the protein MNLFGFRCFRCDNPLAIGVQGVCSHCQKLLKPTPYCRHCGMSAVEYRNSCGYCLKNEPKWHKLVRVNEYRPPLSHWVHQFKFQQQYWWDQALARQLLLAIKQAQREQVLSLPEVIMPVPLFWQRHWKRGFNQSELLCNWLAKWLQIPLDTQSLQRIRATVSQRELTAAERRKNLRGAFCYQPLKAYKRVAIVDDVLTTGSTLNAICAELLKAGVVEIQVWVLARA; this is encoded by the coding sequence GTGAATCTCTTTGGGTTTCGTTGCTTTCGTTGTGATAATCCACTTGCTATTGGTGTGCAAGGTGTTTGCAGCCATTGCCAAAAACTGCTAAAGCCTACGCCTTATTGCCGTCATTGCGGAATGAGTGCGGTGGAGTATCGAAATAGTTGTGGATATTGTTTAAAAAATGAACCGAAATGGCATAAGTTAGTGAGAGTAAATGAATACCGACCGCCGCTTTCGCATTGGGTACATCAATTCAAATTTCAGCAACAGTATTGGTGGGATCAAGCCCTCGCCCGACAATTACTACTGGCAATTAAGCAAGCTCAACGGGAACAAGTTCTGAGCTTGCCTGAAGTAATTATGCCTGTGCCACTTTTTTGGCAACGGCATTGGAAAAGAGGGTTTAATCAAAGTGAATTATTGTGTAATTGGCTGGCAAAGTGGTTACAGATTCCGCTGGATACACAGAGTTTGCAACGTATAAGAGCAACCGTCTCACAAAGAGAATTGACCGCTGCTGAACGGCGGAAAAATCTACGTGGGGCGTTTTGCTATCAACCGTTAAAAGCCTATAAACGAGTGGCGATTGTTGATGATGTGCTTACCACCGGCTCAACTTTAAATGCAATTTGTGCAGAGTTATTAAAAGCAGGGGTAGTGGAAATTCAAGTTTGGGTGTTGGCGAGGGCTTAA
- a CDS encoding Putative bifunctional phosphatase/peptidyl-prolyl cis-trans isomerase — protein sequence MKSLQKPIKIVFFDIDDTLYVKHKAYIPKSITEQVLPRLKAKGIIPAIATGRNHGCFPEALKPYLNPETGFELFVTINGQYNFYKDQMISDYSLSREQIERIIEKANALGIPYAFITPMTVAVSATNPIVHEAVLPITPNYLIDPHYYEKEKIVQMLLFYTEEQKQAVENSGIFANDLKEARWHSHAVDILRKENSKARGIQDVLATLNIEIENAMAFGDGINDLEMLPTVGVGVAMGNGVPELKAVADFITKPIEEDGILYALETLEVI from the coding sequence ATGAAATCCCTCCAAAAACCGATCAAAATTGTCTTTTTCGATATTGATGACACCCTCTATGTAAAACATAAAGCCTATATTCCAAAATCAATTACCGAGCAGGTATTACCTCGTTTAAAAGCCAAAGGTATTATTCCGGCAATTGCCACCGGCAGAAATCACGGCTGCTTTCCTGAAGCCCTAAAACCTTATTTAAACCCGGAAACCGGTTTTGAGCTGTTTGTTACCATTAACGGGCAATATAATTTCTATAAAGATCAAATGATTAGTGATTATTCGTTAAGCCGTGAGCAAATTGAACGCATCATTGAAAAAGCCAATGCCTTGGGTATTCCGTATGCGTTTATTACGCCAATGACCGTTGCGGTTTCCGCCACAAATCCGATTGTGCACGAAGCAGTTTTACCGATCACACCGAATTATTTGATCGATCCACACTACTACGAAAAAGAGAAAATTGTGCAAATGTTGCTGTTCTACACCGAAGAGCAGAAACAAGCGGTCGAAAACAGCGGAATTTTTGCAAATGATTTAAAAGAGGCTCGCTGGCATTCGCATGCAGTAGATATTCTTAGAAAAGAGAACTCGAAAGCACGCGGTATTCAAGATGTATTGGCGACATTGAATATTGAGATTGAAAATGCGATGGCATTTGGCGATGGCATTAACGACTTGGAAATGCTCCCGACCGTAGGGGTTGGTGTGGCAATGGGTAATGGCGTGCCAGAATTAAAAGCGGTGGCAGATTTCATCACCAAGCCGATTGAGGAAGACGGTATTCTATACGCCCTTGAAACGCTTGAGGTGATTTAA
- the yhbE gene encoding Uncharacterized inner membrane transporter yhbE has translation MKQRPLLGFSLALTAAMTWGTLPIAAQQVLKVIDAQTLVWARFVVASVGLLLILGFAKRLPKLTACSKKEFGLILLGVCGLSANFFLFAEALHYVSPTTNQVLWQLAPFSMILLGVLLFKEKFGLFQKIGFILLIVGLVAFFNDKFAEILQLNTYALGVLLSAGASLIWVLYGVAQKLLLAKFNSQQVLFIIYIGCSLLMLPFASPAQLGNLEDGFLWGCFIYCCLNTLIGYGSYGEALNHWDTSKVSIVTTMLPIFTMIFSNLSHYFYPHIFAKPDMNWISYLGALVVVSGAILAIAGDKLFRRK, from the coding sequence ATGAAACAACGCCCTTTACTTGGTTTTTCACTTGCATTAACCGCAGCAATGACGTGGGGAACGTTACCGATTGCCGCCCAGCAAGTATTGAAAGTGATAGATGCACAAACTTTAGTTTGGGCTAGGTTCGTTGTGGCATCAGTAGGGCTATTGTTGATTCTAGGATTTGCAAAACGTTTACCCAAATTGACCGCTTGTAGTAAAAAAGAATTTGGTCTAATTTTGTTAGGAGTATGCGGTTTGTCGGCAAATTTCTTTTTGTTTGCAGAGGCTCTGCACTATGTTTCGCCTACCACCAACCAAGTATTGTGGCAGTTAGCTCCATTTTCGATGATTCTATTAGGCGTATTGTTGTTTAAAGAAAAGTTCGGCTTGTTTCAAAAGATCGGCTTTATATTATTGATAGTCGGGCTTGTCGCATTTTTTAACGATAAATTTGCTGAAATTTTGCAGCTCAACACCTACGCTCTCGGAGTTTTATTGAGTGCCGGAGCCAGCTTGATTTGGGTGCTATACGGCGTGGCTCAAAAATTATTATTAGCGAAATTTAACTCTCAGCAAGTGCTGTTTATTATTTACATCGGCTGTTCTCTGCTGATGTTACCGTTTGCCTCACCGGCACAGTTAGGCAATCTTGAGGACGGTTTTCTGTGGGGTTGCTTTATTTATTGCTGTTTGAACACCTTAATTGGCTACGGTTCATACGGTGAGGCGTTGAATCATTGGGATACTTCAAAGGTTAGCATTGTAACCACGATGTTGCCGATTTTTACGATGATCTTTTCCAACCTTAGCCACTATTTTTATCCGCATATTTTTGCCAAGCCGGATATGAATTGGATCAGTTATCTTGGGGCGCTGGTGGTCGTCAGTGGGGCGATTTTAGCGATTGCAGGCGATAAGTTATTTAGGCGTAAATAA
- the rpmA gene encoding 50S ribosomal protein L27, translating into MATKKAGGSTRNGRDSEAKRLGVKRFGGESVLAGSIIVRQRGTKFHAGSNVGMGKDHTLFATADGKVKFEVKGEKSRKYVSIIAD; encoded by the coding sequence ATGGCAACTAAAAAAGCTGGTGGTTCAACTCGTAACGGTCGTGATTCTGAAGCTAAACGCCTTGGTGTTAAACGTTTCGGTGGTGAATCTGTATTAGCAGGTAGCATTATCGTTCGTCAACGTGGTACTAAATTCCACGCGGGTAGCAATGTAGGTATGGGTAAAGACCACACTTTATTTGCAACTGCTGACGGTAAAGTTAAATTTGAAGTGAAAGGCGAGAAAAGCCGTAAATATGTAAGCATCATCGCTGACTAA
- the rplU gene encoding 50S ribosomal protein L21: MYAVFQSGGKQHRVSEGQVVRLEKLELATGEKVEFDSVLMVVNGEDVKIGAPVVAGAKVVAEVVAQGRGEKVKIVKFRRRKHSRKQQGHRQWFTEVKITGIQA; encoded by the coding sequence ATGTACGCAGTTTTCCAAAGTGGCGGCAAACAACACCGAGTAAGCGAAGGCCAAGTAGTTCGTTTAGAAAAACTTGAACTTGCAACTGGTGAGAAAGTTGAATTTGACTCAGTGTTAATGGTCGTTAATGGTGAAGATGTTAAAATCGGTGCACCGGTTGTAGCAGGTGCAAAAGTAGTGGCTGAAGTTGTAGCACAAGGTCGTGGCGAGAAAGTTAAAATCGTTAAGTTCCGTCGTCGTAAACACAGCCGTAAACAACAAGGTCATCGTCAGTGGTTCACAGAAGTGAAAATCACTGGGATTCAAGCATAA
- the ispB gene encoding Octaprenyl-diphosphate synthase: MDSMAVQLSLEQIQALANEDMQAVNAEILAQLNSEVLLINQLGHYIIAGGGKRIRPLIAVLAARALGYGGKKHITAAAFIEFVHTATLLHDDVVDESDMRRGRPTANAHFGNAASVLVGDFIYTRSFQMMTDLDSLRVLKVMSAATNALAEGEVQQLMNVNDPNTTEANYMRVIYNKTARLFEAATQCVAIAADASEEIEIALKNYGCYLGTAFQLIDDILDYSAQSESLGKNVGDDFVEGKPTLPLLHAMHAADKAGKTTQAELIRNAIENGGELEQIPQVLAIMQEHQSLDYAMQKAREEAQKAVDSLGVLPESEYKQALVSLAYLSVDRSY, translated from the coding sequence ATGGATTCGATGGCTGTGCAACTTTCATTAGAACAAATTCAAGCCCTTGCAAATGAAGATATGCAAGCGGTAAATGCAGAAATTTTGGCTCAACTTAATTCGGAAGTTTTACTGATTAATCAGCTCGGGCATTATATTATTGCCGGCGGCGGGAAACGTATTCGCCCGTTAATTGCGGTGCTTGCGGCTCGTGCGTTGGGTTATGGTGGTAAAAAACACATCACGGCGGCTGCTTTTATTGAATTTGTACATACTGCTACACTTTTGCATGATGATGTAGTCGATGAATCCGATATGCGTCGTGGCAGACCGACTGCAAACGCCCATTTTGGCAATGCAGCCAGTGTATTGGTAGGAGATTTTATCTACACCCGCTCGTTCCAGATGATGACGGATTTAGACTCTCTGAGGGTGTTAAAAGTGATGTCTGCCGCCACCAATGCGTTGGCAGAAGGGGAAGTTCAGCAATTAATGAACGTGAACGACCCCAACACCACTGAAGCGAACTATATGCGGGTCATTTACAATAAAACTGCCCGTTTGTTTGAAGCGGCAACCCAATGCGTGGCGATTGCTGCCGATGCTTCTGAAGAAATTGAAATCGCATTAAAAAATTACGGTTGCTACTTAGGCACGGCATTCCAGCTGATTGACGATATTTTAGACTACTCCGCTCAAAGCGAAAGTTTAGGCAAAAACGTAGGTGATGACTTTGTGGAAGGTAAGCCAACCTTGCCATTGCTCCACGCAATGCACGCTGCCGACAAAGCAGGCAAAACTACTCAAGCAGAGCTGATTCGCAATGCCATCGAAAACGGCGGCGAATTGGAACAAATTCCACAAGTATTGGCAATTATGCAAGAACATCAATCTCTGGATTATGCCATGCAAAAAGCCCGTGAAGAAGCCCAAAAAGCGGTGGATTCATTAGGGGTTTTACCGGAAAGCGAGTACAAACAAGCCTTGGTTTCATTGGCGTATTTATCGGTGGATCGCTCTTATTAA
- a CDS encoding Uncharacterized BCR, COG1636, with protein sequence MTEQNQQPQEHIESVRARRRAQNQKKDPNAPFVREKLTLPNGHNKLLLHSCCAPCSGEVMEAIHASGIEFTIYFYNPNIHPLKEYLIRKEENIRFAEKWGIPFIDLDDDYENDRKEWFKKAKGMEWEPERGIRCTMCFDMRFEKAAEYAHNNGFPVFTSCLGISRWKDMNQINDCGHRAAAKFDDVVYWDYNWRKGGGSQRMIEISKRERFYQQEYCGCVYSLRDSNKWRLETGRQRIEIGKLYYSPD encoded by the coding sequence ATGACTGAACAAAACCAACAACCCCAAGAACATATTGAAAGCGTACGAGCGAGACGCCGTGCTCAAAATCAGAAAAAAGACCCGAATGCCCCGTTTGTGCGTGAGAAATTAACGCTGCCAAACGGGCATAACAAATTACTGCTGCACTCTTGCTGTGCCCCTTGCTCGGGTGAGGTAATGGAGGCTATTCACGCCTCCGGCATTGAGTTTACGATCTATTTTTATAACCCGAACATTCACCCGCTGAAAGAGTATTTGATCCGCAAGGAAGAGAATATTCGCTTTGCCGAAAAGTGGGGTATTCCGTTTATCGATTTAGACGATGACTACGAAAACGACCGCAAAGAGTGGTTCAAAAAAGCCAAAGGAATGGAATGGGAGCCGGAACGAGGCATTCGTTGCACAATGTGCTTTGATATGCGGTTTGAAAAAGCAGCGGAATACGCTCACAACAACGGTTTCCCTGTATTTACCAGTTGCTTAGGCATTTCCCGATGGAAAGATATGAACCAAATCAACGACTGTGGTCACCGTGCAGCAGCCAAATTTGATGACGTGGTTTACTGGGACTACAACTGGCGTAAAGGTGGCGGCTCACAACGAATGATCGAAATCAGCAAACGTGAACGTTTCTACCAGCAAGAATACTGCGGTTGCGTCTATTCGTTAAGAGATAGCAACAAATGGCGGTTGGAAACAGGGCGTCAGCGGATTGAAATCGGTAAGCTCTATTACTCACCCGATTAA
- the fabD gene encoding Malonyl CoA-acyl carrier protein transacylase: MSKFAMVFPGQGSQAVGMLADLAPQYPIVEETFKQASDVLGYDLWDLVQNGTAEELGQTHRTQPALLASSVALFRIWQQKFPEQKPAVMAGHSLGEYSALVCAGVLDFQDAIKLVELRGRAMQEAVPAGSGAMFAIIGLDNESIIKACEQAANETGEIVSAVNFNSPGQVVIAGTKTAAERAGELCKEAGAKRALPLAVSVPSHCALMKPAAEKLAEALQNIELNQPLVPVINNVDVAVETDADTIRNALVRQLYSPVRWTETVEKMAQDGITTLYEIGPNKVLTGLAGRIVKELSAKAVNDVASFEAVEA; this comes from the coding sequence ATGTCAAAATTCGCTATGGTTTTCCCCGGTCAAGGCTCACAAGCGGTTGGAATGCTTGCCGACCTTGCGCCACAATATCCAATCGTGGAAGAAACCTTCAAACAAGCAAGTGATGTGCTTGGCTATGACTTATGGGATTTAGTGCAAAACGGTACTGCCGAAGAGTTAGGGCAAACCCACCGCACTCAACCTGCGTTGCTTGCCTCAAGCGTGGCACTTTTCCGCATTTGGCAACAAAAATTCCCTGAGCAAAAACCAGCCGTGATGGCAGGACATAGCTTGGGGGAATACTCAGCATTGGTGTGTGCCGGTGTGTTGGATTTCCAAGATGCGATTAAATTGGTCGAATTGCGTGGTCGTGCAATGCAAGAGGCTGTTCCGGCTGGTAGCGGTGCGATGTTTGCGATTATCGGCTTAGACAACGAAAGCATTATCAAAGCCTGCGAGCAAGCAGCAAACGAGACCGGTGAAATCGTCTCTGCGGTAAACTTTAACAGCCCGGGGCAGGTTGTGATTGCCGGAACAAAAACAGCTGCCGAGCGTGCCGGAGAACTGTGCAAAGAAGCAGGTGCAAAACGTGCGTTACCATTAGCGGTGAGCGTACCTTCACACTGTGCTTTAATGAAACCGGCGGCAGAAAAATTAGCCGAAGCCTTGCAAAATATTGAGCTAAATCAACCGCTTGTCCCTGTTATCAACAACGTGGATGTGGCAGTGGAAACAGATGCCGATACCATTCGTAATGCACTTGTTCGCCAACTTTACAGCCCTGTTCGTTGGACGGAAACCGTTGAAAAAATGGCACAAGATGGCATCACTACTTTATATGAAATCGGTCCGAACAAAGTCTTAACCGGTTTGGCTGGTCGTATTGTGAAAGAATTATCGGCAAAAGCGGTAAACGATGTTGCCAGCTTTGAGGCGGTTGAGGCTTAA
- the fabG gene encoding 3-oxoacyl-[acyl-carrier-protein] reductase FabG, which yields MSKIALVTGATRGIGKAIAEELVAKGYIVVGTATSEKGAESISAYLGENGKGLVLNVANAESIESVLKQIKETFGDVDVLVNNAGITRDGLLMRMKDDDWFDIIQTNLTSVYRLSKAVLRPMMKKGGRIITIGSVVGSMGNPGQTNYCAAKAGLVGFSKSLAKEVASRGITVNVVAPGFIATDMTDELNEEQRNAILSQIPAGELGSPQDIAKAVAFLASDDARYINGETLHVNGGLYMS from the coding sequence ATGAGCAAAATCGCATTAGTCACGGGAGCAACCCGTGGAATCGGCAAAGCGATTGCCGAAGAATTGGTAGCAAAAGGCTACATCGTAGTCGGCACCGCAACCTCTGAAAAAGGAGCGGAATCCATTTCAGCTTATTTAGGTGAGAACGGCAAAGGCTTAGTGCTAAATGTTGCCAATGCAGAATCCATCGAGAGCGTATTAAAGCAGATCAAAGAGACCTTTGGCGATGTGGACGTGTTAGTCAATAACGCCGGCATCACACGTGATGGCTTATTAATGCGTATGAAAGATGACGATTGGTTCGACATCATTCAAACTAACTTAACTTCGGTTTATCGTTTATCCAAAGCGGTATTACGCCCGATGATGAAAAAAGGCGGGCGTATTATCACGATCGGTTCGGTGGTCGGCTCAATGGGCAACCCAGGGCAAACCAACTACTGTGCTGCCAAAGCAGGCTTAGTTGGTTTTTCTAAATCTTTAGCGAAAGAAGTAGCAAGCCGCGGCATTACGGTAAACGTGGTCGCGCCGGGTTTTATTGCCACCGATATGACCGATGAATTAAACGAAGAACAACGCAATGCAATTCTTAGCCAAATCCCAGCCGGCGAACTCGGCTCTCCACAAGATATTGCTAAAGCAGTCGCTTTCTTAGCCAGCGATGATGCTCGTTATATCAATGGAGAAACCCTGCACGTTAATGGTGGCTTATATATGAGCTAA
- the brnQ gene encoding LIV-II has protein sequence MTRNTLVVGFLLFAIFFGAGNLIFPPKLGYESSTEFFSAISGFVLTGVGLPLLGIIVSAFYNGGYKSALDKIHPWFSLAFLTSIYLAIGPFFAGPRTAATAYEMAIMPFLGDSSQISMLIFTLIYFALTLWLALNPSKMVDRIGAILTPILLITIIGLVIRAGFILDADPQIITSNTNEQSYFFKGMVDGYLTMDALASLAYSVIVLNAIRGKGVSQAALQRQTVAAGLVAAVALAVIYISLGWIGNNMPISADTLSMLSERKLDLGTYILNTVTTQAFGELGRSVLGVIVSLACLTTAVGLAVSVSEYFNEIFPKISYKVYAILFTVISFTVANQGLKEVISKSIPVLLVLYPIAMTVILMLLINLVIKLPLSAQRLSLLLVTIVAIASVAGVGFTENLPLKSYSMEWLPFAIIGAIIGAIIHPLTGRKHK, from the coding sequence ATGACTAGAAATACATTAGTAGTAGGCTTTTTATTGTTTGCTATTTTCTTTGGTGCCGGCAATCTGATTTTCCCACCAAAATTAGGTTATGAAAGTAGTACAGAATTTTTCTCAGCCATTTCAGGCTTTGTTTTAACTGGAGTAGGGCTTCCTCTACTCGGTATTATCGTCAGTGCATTTTATAATGGAGGCTATAAATCTGCATTAGACAAAATCCATCCTTGGTTTTCTTTAGCATTCCTAACTTCTATCTATTTAGCGATCGGGCCATTCTTTGCCGGTCCACGCACGGCAGCAACTGCCTATGAAATGGCGATAATGCCGTTTTTAGGAGACTCCAGCCAAATATCAATGTTAATTTTTACCTTAATTTACTTTGCTCTTACCCTATGGTTAGCGCTAAATCCAAGTAAAATGGTTGATCGCATTGGTGCAATTCTTACTCCGATCTTGCTTATCACCATCATTGGATTAGTTATTCGAGCCGGCTTTATTTTAGATGCCGATCCACAAATCATTACGTCTAATACGAATGAACAATCTTACTTTTTTAAAGGTATGGTTGATGGCTATCTAACTATGGATGCACTTGCTTCGTTAGCCTATTCGGTAATTGTATTAAATGCTATTCGTGGGAAAGGGGTAAGCCAAGCCGCATTACAACGCCAAACAGTTGCTGCTGGCTTAGTTGCAGCAGTTGCTCTAGCCGTAATTTATATTTCATTAGGTTGGATTGGTAATAATATGCCAATTAGTGCAGACACACTTTCGATGTTATCAGAAAGAAAATTGGATCTAGGCACTTACATTCTTAACACTGTGACTACCCAAGCCTTTGGTGAACTCGGACGTAGTGTCTTAGGAGTGATTGTTTCACTTGCCTGTTTAACCACTGCTGTCGGTTTAGCCGTATCAGTCAGTGAATACTTTAATGAAATTTTTCCGAAAATTTCATATAAAGTTTATGCTATCTTATTTACTGTGATTAGTTTTACTGTTGCTAACCAAGGATTAAAAGAAGTTATTAGCAAATCCATTCCGGTATTATTAGTTCTCTACCCAATAGCAATGACTGTCATTTTAATGTTGCTGATTAATTTAGTGATTAAACTTCCGTTGTCTGCACAACGTCTATCACTCCTATTAGTGACAATTGTAGCGATAGCTTCAGTTGCCGGTGTCGGGTTTACCGAAAACTTGCCTCTAAAATCTTACTCGATGGAATGGCTACCTTTCGCTATCATTGGAGCTATTATTGGAGCAATTATCCACCCGCTTACCGGTCGAAAGCATAAATAA